CTCTAATTCAACCTCAATATTCCTTAGTGTATTTCCTACTTTATTCTCGAAAATTCTCAAATCCTCTAGGGCAACAATTTTTGGGTTCAAATCTTCAATAAACTTTACTATATCTGAAATTACTTTTTTTACTTTACTTCTTATGTTTTTAATTTCAGTTATTCCTTGTGGATCTCCTAGAATTTTAATCATTTCATCAGTTATTAATTCTTTTCCCCAGAATCTAGTTTTCCATAATTTTCCGTTTCTCAGTGCTACTACTGTAATTAGATGTCTTACACCAATATCTACGCCAACTATTGATTTTGGTTTTTCGTAAGCAAGGTAAACCTTTATATCGTTAGTAAAATCAATTATTGCATAAAGCGGAAGTCCTTCTCTTTCACTTTTTACTAATGCGTCTATGCCTTTTAATTTATAGGGATTTTTTCCTATAATTTCAATTGGCCCATATTTTACTTCGTTTGAAGTTAAGGCTAAATAGTATAGTTCTCGAGGAATGCCTAGTGGAGGAGGACCCACATCAGCACCTTTCATTTTTAAAACTCTTGAATATTGTCTTATGTATTGAACTTCCTTAAATAGGTCCTTTAACTTTCCAAACTCTATAATTTTAGCTTCAACTAACTCCTCATTCATAAATATAAATTCGATTATCTATTTAAATGTTTTAGCCAACTACTTCATTAATTGATGCAAAACTTAATTCTTCAACATGTTTACCTAAATAGTAAGCTACAGTAGAAGAGAATATATAGTTTTCATATCTATAAAGTTTATAGTACTCTTCCATTTCTTTCATTCTACTTTTATTATAATAATATCCTACAAAAATTTTAGGACCTTCTTGGCTGTTAAAAGTTAACAAAGCAGAGTTTAAACTTGAAGCATATGGAGATAATGCTGAAAGTGCCTCTAAGTAAGCTATTTTGAAATCTCCTTTAACATTATAATTCTTAATGATTTCAAGAAAGAAGAGATAGCTATCAGTTGATGGATAATTAGGTTCAGAGAACGCCTTTCTATTTATCGAGCCATTATGTACGAAATATGCGTCGTGTGTAGATAATCTATAATAATAAGGGTGATTATGTCTAACGCCTAGGAGAAAGCTTTTGCCAGCCTTTCTAGCATGAAATATAGCGTAGATCTCATCTCCTTTTAGTAAGTTTATATAATCAAGAAAAGATTGATCTTCATATATTGGTTCACTGGTCTTATAGTATAATACTCGCCATTTTCCGTTTCTAAGTATATAAGCTACAAAACCCCATCCATCAGAGTGTGAACCATATTTAAAATAAACGTCATTTTTACTTGCATTAAGAAACGCTTTGAGAACCTCTAAGTTAGGCTCACCTTTAGCCTTAAAAGCTAATATTCTACACATCTAATATCATACCATCATATGCTAAAATATATCCTTTTGCTATCTCTTTCACTTGATTTTCTATTTGTGATGGGATATGCGTTATTATGACTTTCTTCGGTTCAAATAAATTCATGATTTCACCAATGGATGTATGACCGTACTGTTTACAATCATTTACGCAACTTCCCTCATGAATTATTAAATTAGCGTCCTTAGCTTCGTAAAGAATACTTTCACAAGGTTCAGATGTATCTCCAGTATAAAGTATCTTTTTTTCTCCATCAGTAATTACATAGCTAACGGCATAAATACTATGGCAAGCCTCAACAGAATATATTTCAATATCCTTAATTTTTGCTTTTGGCAACTTACTTTCCTTAACTATAGCAGAAATATTATTTCCAGTTTGTTTATAAGATTCAAGTAGTTGGTTAAACCCTGGTGGAGAATAAATCTCTATCTCTGGCATTCTTAATACTTTTCTTTGAACTAAATGATCAAATATTCCACTGACATGATCAATATGCAAATGAGTAACGAAGATCGAGGAAAAATCAAGAAGATTCCAATCCTCTATCTTAAAGTTTGCACCAGTACCTAGATCAAGTAATATTGAAGTTCCATCGTCACTTTTTAAATATATTGAAGATTTGACTCTTTTA
The nucleotide sequence above comes from Sulfurisphaera javensis. Encoded proteins:
- a CDS encoding transposase, which codes for MNEELVEAKIIEFGKLKDLFKEVQYIRQYSRVLKMKGADVGPPPLGIPRELYYLALTSNEVKYGPIEIIGKNPYKLKGIDALVKSEREGLPLYAIIDFTNDIKVYLAYEKPKSIVGVDIGVRHLITVVALRNGKLWKTRFWGKELITDEMIKILGDPQGITEIKNIRSKVKKVISDIVKFIEDLNPKIVALEDLRIFENKVGNTLRNIEVELEEQLYARGIRYKLIDPYNTSKICSNCGFKRGEVLGPLFVCPACGYKADRDFNAAYNLALKCYYTC
- a CDS encoding class II glutamine amidotransferase → MCRILAFKAKGEPNLEVLKAFLNASKNDVYFKYGSHSDGWGFVAYILRNGKWRVLYYKTSEPIYEDQSFLDYINLLKGDEIYAIFHARKAGKSFLLGVRHNHPYYYRLSTHDAYFVHNGSINRKAFSEPNYPSTDSYLFFLEIIKNYNVKGDFKIAYLEALSALSPYASSLNSALLTFNSQEGPKIFVGYYYNKSRMKEMEEYYKLYRYENYIFSSTVAYYLGKHVEELSFASINEVVG
- a CDS encoding MBL fold metallo-hydrolase, with protein sequence MKLVFVGTGAGATFGSKRVKSSIYLKSDDGTSILLDLGTGANFKIEDWNLLDFSSIFVTHLHIDHVSGIFDHLVQRKVLRMPEIEIYSPPGFNQLLESYKQTGNNISAIVKESKLPKAKIKDIEIYSVEACHSIYAVSYVITDGEKKILYTGDTSEPCESILYEAKDANLIIHEGSCVNDCKQYGHTSIGEIMNLFEPKKVIITHIPSQIENQVKEIAKGYILAYDGMILDV